In the Coregonus clupeaformis isolate EN_2021a unplaced genomic scaffold, ASM2061545v1 scaf0747, whole genome shotgun sequence genome, one interval contains:
- the LOC123485589 gene encoding zinc finger protein 271-like — protein MGDSCALGGRGLSSGEPRQHHDADKTEKSLSRSDCFNKHQQTCVGKKPHHCCFDCGKGFAKQRELIIHQLIHTGEKPYRCSQCGKGFAASKTLKSHQRIHTGERPYPCFVCGKTFSQSGHLTTHQRIHTGEKPYSCDQCGMSFRKSGHLTRHQRIHTGAKPYSCDQCEKSFSQSGSLITHQRIHTGEKPYSCEQCGKSFNHSGHLSTHQRIHTGEKPYSCDQCGKSFNHSGSLITHQRIHTGEKPYSCDQCGKSFNHSGSLITHQRIHTGEKPYSCDQCGKSFNHSGLLTTHQRIHTGEKSYSCDQCGKSFNHSGLLTRHQRIHTGEKPYSCDQCGKRFARDSTLTEHQRIHTGEKPYSCDQCGKSFSHSGHLTTHQRIHTGEKPYSCDQCGKSFNQSGALTTHQRIHTGDKPYSCDQCGKSFNHSGSLTTHQRIHTGEKPYSCDQCGKSFNHSGSLITHQRIHTGEKPYSCDQCGKSFNQSGELTSHQRIHTGEKPYSCDQCGKRFAQDSALTAHQRIHTGEKPYSCDQCGKSFNQSGYLTTHQRTLTTHQRIHTGEKPYSCDQCGKSFARDITLTTHQLTHTGEKPYSLY, from the exons ATGG gggacagtTGCGCTCTCGGTGggaggggcttatcatctggggagcctcgacaacatcatgatgctgacaagacagagaagagtctctccagatcagattGTTTCAATAAACACCAGCAGACATGTgtagggaagaaacctcaccactgctgctttgactgtgggaagggttttgCTAAACAGAGGGAATTGATAATTCACCAACTgattcacactggagagaaaccgtaccgctgctctcagtgtgggaagGGTTTTGCTGCATCTAAAACCTTAAAATCTCACCAGAGAATTCATACAGGGGAGAGGCCCTACCCCTGCTTTGTTTGTGGGAAGACCTTCAGTCAATCAggacacctgactacacaccaacgcatacacacaggagagaagccttatagctgtgatcagtgtgggatgAGCTTCCGGAAGTCAGGACACCTGACCAGACACCAACGCATACATACAGGAGCAAagccttacagctgtgatcagtgtgagaagagcttcagtcaatcaggatccctgattacacaccaacggatacacacaggagagaagccttatagctgtgagcagtgtgggaagagcttcaatcattcaggacaTCTgtctacacaccaacgcatacacacaggagagaagccatatagttgtgatcagtgtgggaagagcttcaatcattcaggatccctgattacacaccaacgcatacacacaggagagaagccgtacagctgtgatcagtgtgggaagagcttcaatcattcaggatccctgattacacaccaacgcatacacacaggagagaagccttatagctgtgatcagtgtgggaagagcttcaatcattcaggacttctgactacacaccaacgcatacacacaggagagaagagttatagctgtgatcagtgtgggaagagcttcaatcattcaggactcctgactagacaccagcgcatacacacaggagagaagccttatagctgtgatcagtgtgggaagagatttgcTCGAGATTCCACCCTGACTgaacaccaacgcatacacacaggagagaagccttatagctgtgatcagtgtggaaagagcttcagtcattcaggacacctgactacacaccaacgcatacacacaggagaaaagccttatagctgtgatcagtgtgggaagagcttcaatcaatcaggagccctgactacacaccaacgcatacataCAGGAGataagccttatagctgtgatcagtgtgggaagagtttcaatcattcaggatccctgactacacaccaacgtatacacacaggagagaagccgtacagctgtgatcagtgtgggaagagcttcaatcattcaggatccctaattacacaccaacgcatacacacaggagagaagccttatagctgtgatcagtgtgggaagagcttcaatcaatcaggagaACTGACttcacaccaacgcatacacacaggagagaagccttatagctgtgatcagtgtgggaagaggttTGCTCAAGATTCCGCCCTGActgcacaccaacgcatacacacaggagagaagccttatagctgtgatcagtgtgggaagagcttcaatcaatcaggatacctgactacacaccaac